From Herbiconiux flava, one genomic window encodes:
- the hemC gene encoding hydroxymethylbilane synthase, producing the protein MSSKLRVATRGSALARAQTGHVVAALVEATGIEVETVIITSEGDRSKESLASLGGTGVFASALREALVAGDCDMIVHSLKDLPTARYDGLVIGAVPLREDPRDVLCARDGLTLDELPEGARVGTGSPRRVAQLLALRPDLTVVDIRGNVDTRLGRVRDGDLDAVVLASAGLTRLDRLDAASEIFALDLWPTAPGQGALAIETREGDSIPELLSIEHPPTRTAVLAERSVLAALEAGCAAPIGATATVSGDELTLAATVYQADGAVELGCERSARLLGDDIHVASLLGEAVARQLLDDGAAELAPVGPSADGGADPTTAARWPGGTE; encoded by the coding sequence GTGAGTAGCAAGCTTCGGGTCGCGACGCGAGGGAGCGCCCTCGCGCGCGCCCAGACGGGCCACGTCGTCGCGGCGCTCGTCGAGGCCACCGGCATCGAGGTCGAGACGGTCATCATCACCTCGGAGGGCGACCGCTCGAAGGAGTCGCTGGCGTCGCTCGGCGGCACCGGCGTCTTCGCCAGCGCCCTGCGCGAGGCGCTCGTCGCCGGCGACTGCGACATGATCGTGCACTCGCTGAAAGACCTGCCGACGGCCCGCTACGACGGGCTCGTGATCGGCGCGGTGCCGCTCCGCGAGGATCCGCGCGACGTGCTCTGCGCCCGCGACGGACTCACCCTCGACGAACTGCCCGAGGGCGCCCGCGTCGGTACGGGGTCGCCCCGCCGGGTGGCCCAGCTGCTGGCGCTCCGGCCCGACCTCACGGTGGTCGACATCCGCGGCAACGTCGACACGCGGCTCGGCCGCGTGCGCGACGGCGATCTCGACGCCGTGGTGCTGGCGTCAGCGGGGCTCACCAGGCTCGATAGGCTAGACGCAGCATCCGAGATCTTCGCCCTCGACCTCTGGCCGACGGCGCCAGGGCAGGGTGCCCTCGCGATCGAGACCCGAGAGGGAGACAGCATTCCCGAGTTGCTCAGCATCGAACACCCGCCGACGCGCACGGCCGTGCTCGCCGAGCGCTCGGTGCTGGCCGCCCTCGAGGCCGGCTGCGCCGCGCCGATCGGCGCCACGGCGACCGTCTCGGGCGACGAGCTGACGCTCGCGGCCACGGTCTACCAGGCCGACGGGGCCGTCGAGCTCGGCTGCGAGCGGTCGGCGCGACTGCTCGGAGACGACATCCACGTGGCGTCGCTGCTCGGCGAGGCCGTGGCGCGACAGCTGCTCGACGACGGCGCGGCCGAGCTCGCACCCGTGGGCCCTTCGGCCGACGGCGGAGCCGACCCCACCACCGCCGCACGCTGGCCGGGCGGCACCGAATGA
- a CDS encoding uroporphyrinogen-III synthase, whose amino-acid sequence MTAWAQRPLGGWRILVPRGGPWGHGVAADLRAVGAKPIVAPMINFAPTEDDETLQRALQALAAGRFDWLTMTSATTVDVLTAHQAVVPPETHIAAVGETTAAALSAAGYKVDLVPPEDNSAAGLLRELKRFEQFGPELKVLTLRSDIAKPVLTEGLIARGHTVESVVAYRTVGVAVDPQIRTDVAEGSIDAIFVTSGSVAEQVQLQLGPIPSSTLVAAIGPRTAEDARAYGLRVDVIAKGRSAESLINAVIEVAKSRRAADDDD is encoded by the coding sequence ATGACGGCCTGGGCGCAGCGGCCGCTCGGCGGCTGGCGCATCCTCGTTCCGCGCGGGGGCCCCTGGGGCCACGGCGTCGCGGCCGATCTGCGAGCCGTCGGAGCCAAGCCGATCGTCGCCCCCATGATCAACTTCGCGCCCACCGAGGACGACGAGACCCTGCAGCGGGCGCTGCAGGCGCTCGCGGCCGGGCGCTTCGACTGGCTCACCATGACCAGTGCCACCACGGTCGACGTGCTCACCGCGCACCAGGCCGTCGTGCCGCCGGAGACGCACATCGCGGCGGTCGGCGAGACCACCGCGGCCGCGCTGTCGGCGGCCGGCTACAAGGTCGACCTGGTTCCGCCGGAGGACAACTCGGCGGCCGGTCTGCTGCGCGAGCTCAAGCGCTTCGAGCAGTTCGGGCCCGAGCTCAAGGTGCTGACGCTGCGCAGCGACATCGCCAAGCCGGTGCTCACCGAGGGGCTGATCGCCCGCGGTCACACCGTGGAGTCGGTCGTGGCGTACCGCACGGTCGGCGTCGCCGTCGATCCGCAGATCCGCACCGACGTGGCCGAGGGATCGATCGACGCGATCTTCGTGACCTCGGGGTCGGTGGCCGAGCAGGTGCAGCTGCAGCTCGGGCCGATCCCGTCGTCGACGCTCGTGGCGGCCATCGGTCCGCGCACGGCCGAGGACGCCCGCGCCTACGGGCTGCGGGTCGACGTGATCGCGAAGGGCCGTTCGGCCGAGTCGCTGATCAACGCGGTGATCGAGGTCGCCAAGTCGCGCCGAGCGGCCGACGACGACGACTGA
- a CDS encoding alpha-ketoglutarate-dependent dioxygenase AlkB, with translation MNIDFQTSLFDDLDADPGLEPLGGTVERTMLGDGAWVDLRPGWVTNSDALFERLAVDVPWQADKREMYDRVVDVPRLVSRFGVGSLYPDLVLTRAQDALNDHYGRPPGQVFETAGLCFYRTGGDSVAWHGDRVGRTIDRDTMVAIVSVGAARTLSVRPKPVNGRAVGETLRFPVGHGDLIVMGGSCQRTHEHAILKTKQAVGPRISVQFRPDWPR, from the coding sequence ATGAATATCGACTTCCAGACCTCGCTCTTCGACGACCTCGACGCCGACCCCGGGCTCGAGCCGCTGGGAGGCACGGTCGAGCGCACGATGCTCGGCGACGGGGCCTGGGTCGATCTGCGGCCGGGCTGGGTCACGAACTCCGACGCGCTGTTCGAGCGGCTCGCGGTCGACGTACCGTGGCAGGCCGACAAGCGCGAGATGTACGACCGGGTGGTCGACGTGCCGCGGCTCGTCTCGCGCTTCGGGGTGGGGTCGCTCTACCCCGACCTGGTGCTGACGCGCGCGCAGGATGCTCTGAACGACCACTACGGGCGCCCTCCGGGCCAGGTGTTCGAGACGGCCGGGCTGTGCTTCTACCGCACGGGCGGCGACAGCGTGGCCTGGCACGGCGACCGCGTGGGGCGCACCATCGACCGCGACACCATGGTGGCGATCGTGTCGGTGGGGGCGGCGCGCACGCTGTCGGTGCGGCCGAAGCCCGTGAACGGCCGGGCGGTGGGTGAGACGCTGCGGTTCCCCGTGGGCCACGGCGACCTCATCGTCATGGGCGGCAGCTGCCAGCGCACCCACGAGCACGCCATCCTCAAGACGAAGCAGGCGGTGGGGCCGCGCATCAGCGTGCAGTTCCGGCCGGACTGGCCGCGCTGA
- the hemB gene encoding porphobilinogen synthase encodes MNSGSFPEIRPRRLRGTPALRRLVAETRIDPAQLVLPLFVRDDVDAPVPLNSMPGVLQHTFDSLRGAVAEAAEVGLGGVMLFGVPADADKDAVGTAATDPDGVLNAATRIAVEEAGDALVVQTDLCLDEFTDHGHCGVLDARGAVDNDATLVRYRDMALEQARAGSHLLGLSGMMDGQVAAVRDALDGEGFQDVAILAYAAKYASAFYGPFREAVGSTLRGDRKTYQLDPANRREGLREAVLDVEEGADIVMVKPALSYLDLVADVSATVPVPVWAYQVSGEYAMIEAAAANGWIDRERAILESLTSIRRAGAEAVLTYWAVEVARTLKGL; translated from the coding sequence ATGAACTCCGGCTCCTTCCCCGAGATCCGACCGCGCCGGCTGCGCGGCACCCCGGCGCTCCGGCGCCTGGTCGCCGAGACCCGCATCGACCCCGCTCAGCTGGTGCTCCCGCTCTTCGTGCGCGACGACGTCGACGCCCCCGTTCCGCTGAACTCCATGCCCGGTGTGCTGCAGCACACCTTCGACAGCCTGCGCGGCGCGGTCGCCGAGGCGGCCGAGGTCGGGCTCGGCGGCGTGATGCTCTTCGGCGTGCCCGCCGACGCCGACAAGGACGCGGTGGGCACCGCCGCCACCGATCCCGACGGCGTGCTGAACGCCGCCACCCGCATCGCGGTCGAGGAGGCCGGCGACGCCCTCGTCGTGCAGACCGACCTCTGCCTCGACGAGTTCACCGACCACGGCCACTGCGGCGTGCTGGATGCGCGGGGAGCCGTCGACAACGACGCCACCCTCGTGCGCTACCGCGACATGGCCCTCGAGCAGGCCCGCGCCGGCAGCCACCTGCTCGGCCTCTCGGGGATGATGGACGGCCAGGTCGCGGCGGTGCGCGACGCGCTCGACGGCGAGGGCTTCCAGGACGTGGCGATCCTCGCCTACGCCGCCAAGTACGCCTCGGCGTTCTACGGACCGTTCCGCGAGGCCGTCGGCTCGACCCTCCGCGGCGACCGCAAGACGTACCAGCTCGACCCGGCGAACCGCCGCGAGGGTCTGCGCGAGGCCGTGCTCGACGTCGAGGAGGGCGCCGACATCGTCATGGTGAAGCCGGCCCTCAGCTACCTCGACCTCGTGGCCGACGTGTCCGCGACGGTGCCCGTACCCGTCTGGGCGTACCAGGTGTCGGGGGAGTACGCCATGATCGAGGCGGCGGCCGCCAACGGCTGGATCGACCGGGAGCGAGCGATCCTCGAGTCCCTCACGAGCATCCGTCGCGCGGGCGCCGAGGCCGTGCTCACCTACTGGGCGGTCGAGGTCGCCCGAACCCTGAAGGGCCTGTGA
- the hemL gene encoding glutamate-1-semialdehyde 2,1-aminomutase, whose translation MTSEIDLRGTDTSGTDTSGTDTSGTTTAGGSPAVPEQGANAREFARAQRSIPGGVNSPVRAFRSVGGTPRFMVSAQGPYITDSEGREYVDLVCSWGPAVLGHAHPEVVKAVQDAAARGLSFGATTPPETDLAELVRARVTAGGVAPIEKLRLVSTGTEATMTAIRLARGFTGRDVLIKFAGHYHGHSDPLLAEAGSGLATLALPASAGVPAATAALTIVLPYNDLDAVRTAFEEFGQQIAAIIVEAAPANMGVVPPAPGFNAALAATAHEHGALLIVDEVLTGFRVGSAGWWGLENAPAPDGVVVHPYTPDLVTFGKVVGGGMPLAALGGRADVMDHLAPLGPVYQAGTLSGNPIAVAAGLSTLRLADAAVYEKLDAASLIISDAVSSAFAEAGVAHSLQRAGSLFSFTFGSDVAPRDYADVQRQEAFRYAPFFHSMLDAGVSLPPSVYEAWFVSAAHDDTAIGRIVDALPAAAQAAAAATPA comes from the coding sequence ATGACGAGCGAGATCGACCTGCGCGGCACCGACACGAGCGGGACTGACACGAGCGGCACTGACACGAGCGGCACCACGACCGCGGGCGGCAGCCCGGCAGTCCCCGAGCAGGGCGCCAACGCCCGCGAGTTCGCCCGCGCTCAGCGCTCCATTCCCGGCGGCGTCAACTCCCCGGTGCGGGCCTTCCGCTCGGTCGGCGGCACCCCGCGGTTCATGGTCTCGGCTCAGGGCCCCTACATCACCGACTCCGAGGGCCGGGAGTACGTCGACCTGGTCTGCTCCTGGGGCCCGGCGGTGCTCGGGCACGCGCATCCCGAGGTCGTCAAGGCGGTTCAGGATGCCGCGGCCCGCGGTCTCTCGTTCGGGGCCACCACCCCGCCCGAGACCGACCTCGCGGAGCTCGTGCGCGCCCGCGTCACGGCCGGCGGTGTCGCCCCGATCGAGAAGCTGCGGCTCGTCTCGACCGGCACGGAGGCCACGATGACGGCCATCCGCCTGGCCCGCGGCTTCACCGGCCGCGACGTGCTGATCAAGTTCGCCGGCCACTACCACGGCCACTCCGACCCCCTGCTGGCCGAGGCCGGTTCGGGCCTGGCCACCCTCGCGCTCCCCGCCTCCGCGGGCGTGCCCGCCGCCACTGCCGCGCTCACCATCGTGCTGCCCTACAACGACCTCGACGCCGTGCGCACCGCGTTCGAGGAGTTCGGCCAGCAGATCGCCGCGATCATCGTCGAGGCCGCCCCGGCGAACATGGGCGTCGTGCCTCCGGCGCCCGGGTTCAACGCGGCGCTCGCCGCCACCGCCCACGAGCACGGCGCCCTGCTGATCGTCGACGAGGTGCTCACCGGCTTCCGGGTCGGCTCCGCCGGCTGGTGGGGGCTGGAGAACGCTCCCGCCCCCGACGGCGTGGTCGTGCATCCGTACACCCCCGACCTCGTCACCTTCGGCAAGGTCGTCGGCGGCGGCATGCCGCTCGCCGCGCTCGGCGGCCGGGCCGACGTGATGGACCACCTGGCCCCGCTCGGCCCCGTCTACCAGGCCGGCACGCTCTCGGGCAACCCGATCGCGGTCGCCGCGGGCCTCAGCACCCTCCGCCTCGCCGACGCGGCCGTCTACGAGAAGCTCGACGCGGCGTCGCTGATCATCTCCGACGCCGTCTCGTCGGCTTTCGCCGAGGCCGGCGTCGCGCACAGCCTGCAGCGGGCGGGCAGTCTGTTCAGCTTCACCTTCGGCTCCGACGTCGCTCCGCGCGACTACGCCGACGTGCAGCGCCAGGAGGCGTTCCGCTATGCGCCCTTCTTCCACAGCATGCTCGACGCGGGCGTCTCGCTGCCGCCGTCGGTCTACGAGGCGTGGTTCGTCTCGGCCGCGCATGACGACACCGCGATCGGCCGCATCGTGGATGCCCTGCCCGCCGCAGCCCAGGCGGCCGCCGCCGCGACGCCCGCCTGA
- a CDS encoding MDR family oxidoreductase → MSRAYLVTEKGAAAELVDRDLSEIFGDEESAGEAGSVDLDVLATSINYKDGMALMGKPGIVRRYPLVPGIDVVGRVTASRASAFSVGDVVLLNGDGLGETRHGGLAEHARVRADALLPLPAGLTPEQAAAVGTAGFTSMLAVLALADAGVEPGDGEVLVTGAAGGVGSIAIALLAGREYTVVASSGRAEAEGDYLRRLGAARVIDRSALSEEGGPLQKATWAAAVDSVGSHTLANVLAQTRYGGTVVACGLAQGSDLPTTVLPFILRSVTLTGANSVEAPRALRERAWAALAEELDLELLDSLTTTVAFEDVPAVAERILAGEVRGRTVVTVGS, encoded by the coding sequence ATGTCCCGCGCCTACCTGGTGACCGAGAAGGGTGCGGCGGCCGAGCTGGTCGACCGCGACCTGAGCGAGATCTTCGGCGACGAGGAGAGCGCGGGCGAGGCGGGCAGCGTCGACCTCGACGTCCTCGCCACGAGCATCAACTACAAGGACGGCATGGCGCTGATGGGCAAGCCCGGCATCGTGCGCCGCTACCCCCTCGTGCCGGGGATCGACGTGGTCGGGCGGGTCACGGCGTCGCGCGCATCCGCCTTCTCGGTGGGAGACGTGGTGCTGCTGAACGGCGACGGTCTCGGCGAGACGCGGCACGGCGGGCTGGCCGAGCACGCACGGGTGCGGGCGGATGCTCTGCTGCCCCTGCCCGCAGGCCTCACCCCCGAGCAGGCCGCCGCCGTCGGCACCGCCGGTTTCACGAGCATGCTCGCCGTGCTGGCCCTGGCCGACGCGGGGGTCGAACCGGGTGACGGGGAGGTGCTCGTGACGGGCGCCGCCGGCGGGGTCGGATCGATCGCGATCGCGCTCCTCGCGGGCCGCGAGTACACGGTGGTCGCGTCCAGCGGGCGCGCGGAGGCGGAGGGCGACTACCTCCGCCGGCTCGGGGCGGCCCGCGTGATCGACCGCTCCGCGCTCTCCGAGGAGGGCGGGCCGTTGCAGAAGGCGACGTGGGCGGCGGCCGTCGACAGTGTCGGCAGCCACACCCTCGCGAACGTGCTCGCGCAGACCCGGTACGGCGGCACGGTGGTGGCCTGCGGGCTGGCGCAGGGGTCGGATCTCCCGACGACGGTGCTGCCGTTCATCCTGCGCTCGGTCACGCTCACCGGCGCCAACTCGGTCGAGGCCCCGCGGGCACTGCGCGAGCGCGCCTGGGCGGCCCTCGCCGAGGAGCTCGACCTGGAGCTGCTCGACTCGCTCACGACCACGGTCGCGTTCGAGGACGTGCCGGCCGTGGCCGAGCGCATCCTCGCGGGCGAGGTGCGCGGCCGCACGGTGGTGACCGTCGGGAGCTGA
- a CDS encoding ABC transporter permease translates to MSLVRAVRSETTKITSTRLWWVLALIMVGYVGLCAGGLGAIFGGLGTNTNGPVLPDAQIPLLIYSFATSVGYVFPVLFGALAVTSEFRFQSLTPTFLAIPRRGVVLTGKLITLFLAGAGFGVLALLASMGAGAAVLAGFGIDPLLGDPGTWAFVGRSLLAMALWAAIGVGLGTLVPSQVAAIVIVLAFTQFVEPLLRLGSTITDWSAQIGQFLPGSASDALVGSSIYTAMSGTAGVALEWWQGGLVLAAIAAVTTLIGFATSWRRDVS, encoded by the coding sequence GTGAGTCTCGTCCGCGCGGTCCGCTCCGAGACCACCAAGATCACCAGCACCCGACTGTGGTGGGTGCTCGCGCTCATCATGGTCGGCTACGTCGGCCTGTGCGCGGGCGGCCTCGGCGCGATCTTCGGCGGGCTCGGCACCAATACGAACGGGCCGGTGCTGCCCGACGCGCAGATCCCGCTGCTGATCTACAGCTTCGCCACCTCGGTCGGCTACGTCTTCCCGGTGCTGTTCGGGGCGCTGGCCGTCACGAGCGAGTTCCGCTTCCAGTCGCTGACGCCCACCTTCCTCGCGATCCCGCGCCGGGGGGTGGTGCTCACGGGCAAGCTGATCACGCTCTTCCTCGCCGGCGCCGGCTTCGGGGTGCTCGCGCTGCTCGCCTCGATGGGTGCCGGGGCGGCCGTGCTCGCGGGCTTCGGCATCGACCCGCTGCTCGGCGACCCCGGCACCTGGGCGTTCGTCGGCCGCTCGCTGCTCGCCATGGCGCTCTGGGCCGCGATCGGCGTCGGGCTCGGCACCCTGGTGCCCAGCCAGGTCGCGGCGATCGTCATCGTGCTGGCGTTCACGCAGTTCGTCGAGCCGCTGCTGCGGCTGGGGTCGACGATCACCGACTGGTCGGCGCAGATCGGGCAGTTCCTGCCGGGGTCGGCGAGCGACGCGCTCGTGGGCTCGAGCATCTACACCGCGATGTCGGGCACGGCGGGGGTCGCACTGGAGTGGTGGCAGGGCGGGCTCGTGCTCGCCGCCATCGCAGCGGTGACCACGCTGATCGGCTTCGCCACGAGCTGGCGGCGCGACGTCTCCTGA
- a CDS encoding ATP-binding cassette domain-containing protein: protein MPTGVPIEFSGLTKKFGQVAAVSDLTFTVEPGQVTGFLGPNGAGKTTSLRMLLGLVQPSSGSASFGGTAYAALDSPLSTVGASLEAASFHPGRSARNHLAVYAQAAGLPKTAPDAALEKVGLAGYANRRVGGYSLGMRQRLGLAFALLGDPGVLVLDEPINGLDPEGIKWIRLLLRAMAAEGRTVLISSHLLSEVAQTVDEVVIISHGTLVHRGELSTLDTSDTKQVQVNAADRDRLAEIIRGAGYTVSNLRSGVLVDNAEAGEIGRLAFDAGIPLTGLSQKRTGLEESFLTLVGEEGAL, encoded by the coding sequence ATGCCCACCGGCGTACCCATCGAATTCTCAGGCCTCACGAAGAAGTTCGGGCAGGTGGCAGCGGTCTCCGACCTCACCTTCACCGTCGAGCCCGGGCAGGTCACGGGCTTCCTCGGCCCGAACGGCGCCGGCAAGACCACCTCCCTGCGCATGCTGCTCGGACTCGTTCAGCCGAGCTCCGGTAGCGCGAGCTTCGGCGGCACCGCCTACGCCGCGCTCGACTCGCCGCTGTCGACCGTGGGCGCCTCGCTCGAGGCCGCGAGCTTCCACCCCGGCCGCTCGGCCCGCAACCACCTGGCCGTGTACGCGCAGGCCGCGGGGCTGCCGAAGACGGCTCCGGACGCGGCGCTCGAGAAGGTGGGGCTCGCCGGCTACGCGAACCGCCGGGTGGGCGGCTACTCCCTCGGCATGCGCCAGCGTCTCGGCCTCGCCTTCGCCCTGCTGGGCGACCCGGGCGTGCTCGTTCTCGACGAGCCGATCAACGGCCTCGACCCCGAGGGCATCAAGTGGATCCGGCTGCTCCTGCGGGCGATGGCCGCCGAAGGCCGCACCGTGCTGATCAGCTCGCACCTGCTCAGCGAGGTGGCTCAGACCGTCGACGAGGTGGTCATCATCTCGCACGGCACCCTGGTGCACCGCGGCGAGCTGTCGACCCTCGACACCTCCGACACGAAGCAGGTGCAGGTGAACGCCGCTGACCGCGACCGACTGGCCGAGATCATCCGAGGGGCCGGGTACACCGTGTCCAACCTGCGCTCGGGGGTGCTCGTCGACAACGCCGAGGCCGGCGAGATCGGGCGGCTGGCGTTCGACGCGGGCATCCCGCTGACCGGCCTGTCGCAGAAGCGAACGGGGCTCGAAGAGAGCTTCCTCACGCTCGTCGGAGAGGAGGGGGCGCTGTGA
- a CDS encoding LssY C-terminal domain-containing protein, whose product MAPRDADAAERELEDSSLAEHIRRRTLRASVGLVVDSVFFFFGTVSIGWLAFLVVTESFARGWQQLWFLLVFWVVVAYLLLPRVHSILTLFYVPDYFIGRARTREGLLGDPVNVALRGSEEQIHEAMIRAGWHRADDMGLTSALRTVRGTLLNRSYPGAPVSRLYLFGTVQAFTYQQEVEGTPSKRHHVRFWRCPAGWLLPGGHEADWLAAGTYDRSIGISFFTLQVTHRIDKETDKERDHIVSTLVEGNPAASIELIRNFSTGYHHVNGGGDAIVTDGDLPVVDLTAVPLPTSEQAETDGLPHAEKPVAPSPAAVFSESPIAGTGRPASIYLGVLLMAARVVAALIAVIVVAFSIGDGQLDFRTLTGALTPADSAYLSSLVAAVFVALALVISALYSVLAFLIYHGHNWARFTAMGLGSAAILITAVDFFGGGPQITLQTNLVGLSFDVLVLLALSGTDARRFSHRRALDRREARAARRGR is encoded by the coding sequence ATGGCTCCACGGGACGCCGACGCGGCTGAGCGCGAGCTCGAGGACTCCTCCCTCGCCGAGCACATCCGTCGCCGTACCCTCCGCGCCTCCGTCGGTCTCGTCGTCGACAGCGTGTTCTTCTTTTTCGGCACCGTGTCGATCGGCTGGCTCGCCTTCCTGGTGGTGACCGAGTCGTTCGCCCGCGGCTGGCAGCAGCTGTGGTTCCTGCTGGTGTTCTGGGTGGTCGTGGCGTACCTATTGCTCCCGCGGGTGCACAGCATCCTGACCCTGTTCTACGTGCCCGACTACTTCATCGGGCGGGCCCGCACCCGCGAGGGGCTGCTCGGCGACCCGGTGAACGTGGCGCTGCGGGGCAGCGAGGAGCAGATCCACGAGGCGATGATCCGGGCGGGCTGGCACCGCGCTGACGACATGGGGCTCACCTCGGCGCTCCGCACGGTGCGCGGCACGCTGCTGAACCGCAGCTACCCGGGTGCCCCCGTCTCCCGGCTCTACCTCTTCGGCACCGTGCAGGCCTTCACCTATCAGCAGGAGGTCGAGGGCACCCCCTCCAAGCGCCACCACGTGCGGTTCTGGCGCTGCCCCGCGGGCTGGCTGCTGCCCGGCGGGCACGAGGCCGACTGGCTCGCCGCCGGCACCTACGACCGCAGCATCGGCATCTCCTTCTTCACCCTGCAGGTCACGCACCGCATCGACAAGGAGACCGACAAGGAGCGCGACCACATCGTCTCGACGCTGGTCGAGGGCAACCCGGCGGCGTCGATCGAGCTCATCCGCAACTTCTCCACCGGCTACCACCACGTCAACGGCGGGGGCGACGCGATCGTCACCGACGGCGACCTGCCCGTGGTCGACCTGACGGCGGTGCCGCTGCCCACGTCGGAGCAGGCCGAGACCGACGGGCTCCCGCACGCCGAGAAGCCGGTGGCGCCGAGCCCCGCCGCGGTGTTCTCGGAGTCGCCGATCGCCGGCACCGGGCGGCCGGCCTCGATCTACCTCGGGGTGCTGCTGATGGCGGCGCGGGTGGTCGCGGCGCTGATCGCTGTGATCGTCGTGGCGTTCTCGATCGGCGACGGGCAGCTCGACTTCCGCACGCTCACCGGAGCGCTGACGCCGGCCGACTCGGCCTACCTGTCCTCGCTCGTGGCGGCCGTCTTCGTGGCGCTGGCGCTCGTGATCAGCGCGCTGTACTCGGTGCTCGCGTTCCTGATCTACCACGGGCACAACTGGGCGCGCTTCACGGCGATGGGGCTGGGCTCGGCGGCCATCCTGATCACCGCCGTCGACTTCTTCGGCGGCGGGCCGCAGATCACGCTGCAGACGAACCTGGTGGGGCTGTCGTTCGACGTGCTGGTGCTGCTGGCGCTGTCGGGCACGGATGCGCGGCGGTTCTCGCACCGTCGGGCGCTCGACCGGCGCGAGGCCCGCGCGGCGCGGCGCGGTCGCTAG
- a CDS encoding isocitrate lyase/PEP mutase family protein — MTDPQRTSAAGSADAYDPTVAHPSHELVHDRADALLALHHAPEILTVVNVWDVASALVLADLPQTKALATASHAIAASYGYEDGERIPVDLMIEAVGRIALSTSLPVSADLESGYGDPGETVRRAIGVGVVGANLEDAMRPHIESVENVAEVVKAAEAEGVRFVLNARTDALLMRGDRPLDDAVADAIERGRAYLDAGAACVFVPGLIDEDLAGRLVEGIGERRVSVIGVPGSLSPKRYEELGIARISYGPWPQRVALTALQQSALELYAGGSLPPGTQLLT; from the coding sequence ATGACCGACCCGCAGCGCACCTCCGCCGCCGGCAGCGCCGACGCCTACGATCCCACCGTCGCCCACCCCAGCCACGAGCTCGTGCACGACCGCGCCGACGCGCTGCTCGCACTGCACCACGCCCCCGAGATCCTCACGGTCGTCAACGTCTGGGACGTCGCGAGCGCCCTCGTGCTCGCCGACCTCCCCCAGACGAAGGCGCTCGCCACGGCCAGCCACGCCATCGCCGCCTCCTACGGCTACGAGGACGGCGAGCGCATCCCCGTCGACCTGATGATCGAGGCCGTCGGCCGCATCGCGCTGTCGACCTCGCTGCCGGTCAGCGCCGACCTCGAGAGCGGCTACGGCGACCCGGGCGAGACGGTGCGCCGCGCGATCGGAGTCGGCGTGGTGGGTGCGAACCTCGAGGACGCCATGCGCCCGCACATCGAGTCGGTCGAGAACGTCGCAGAAGTGGTCAAGGCCGCCGAGGCCGAGGGCGTGCGCTTCGTGCTCAATGCGAGAACGGATGCCCTGCTGATGCGCGGCGACCGGCCGCTCGACGACGCGGTGGCCGACGCCATCGAGCGCGGGCGGGCGTACCTCGACGCGGGGGCCGCTTGCGTGTTCGTGCCGGGCCTGATCGACGAGGACCTCGCCGGGCGGCTCGTCGAGGGCATCGGCGAGCGCCGGGTGAGCGTGATCGGCGTTCCCGGGTCGCTCTCCCCGAAGCGCTACGAGGAGCTCGGCATCGCCCGCATCTCGTACGGGCCCTGGCCGCAGCGGGTGGCGCTGACGGCCCTCCAGCAGTCGGCCCTCGAGCTCTACGCGGGCGGCTCGCTGCCGCCGGGCACCCAGCTGCTCACCTGA
- a CDS encoding MarR family winged helix-turn-helix transcriptional regulator → MPNTDETAGRAVLDALVRLRVAEDEKRKVVKVQTGLSENDQEALRVVVDGGASGEPVGPAHLAKALEITGASITVMLDRLEKRGLLRRAASTTDRRALLLRPTEAGIALSAAANATSTASDRLFDTLPAENAAIITQFLERLSETVAQPLAPAV, encoded by the coding sequence ATGCCGAACACCGATGAGACTGCCGGACGGGCGGTTCTCGACGCTCTGGTGCGGCTGCGAGTCGCCGAGGACGAGAAGCGCAAGGTCGTCAAGGTGCAGACCGGCCTCAGCGAGAACGACCAGGAGGCGCTCCGTGTGGTCGTCGACGGCGGGGCGAGCGGCGAGCCCGTCGGGCCCGCGCACCTGGCCAAGGCCCTGGAGATCACGGGCGCCTCGATCACCGTCATGCTGGACCGGCTGGAGAAGCGCGGACTGTTGCGCCGCGCCGCCAGCACGACCGACCGGCGCGCCCTGCTGCTCCGGCCCACAGAGGCGGGGATCGCCCTCTCGGCGGCCGCCAACGCGACCAGCACGGCGAGCGACCGGCTGTTCGACACCCTCCCCGCGGAGAACGCGGCGATCATCACGCAGTTCCTCGAGCGACTGAGCGAGACCGTCGCCCAGCCCCTCGCGCCGGCCGTCTAG